One genomic window of Cyanobium sp. ATX 6F1 includes the following:
- the mnmA gene encoding tRNA 2-thiouridine(34) synthase MnmA: MPSVFSSPAATRAGAEALARLAAWPGEQRVAVGLSGGVDSSLTAALLVQAGWQVEGLTLWLMSGKGACCAEGLVDAAGICEQLGVPHHVVDSRERFREQIVDFLVAGYGEGVTPLPCSRCNREVKFAPMLGWARAELGIGRLATGHYARTRPAEQAANGRTQLLRGLDAHKDQSYFLYGLSQEVLAALVFPLGELTKADTRAEAERYGLRTAAKPESQDLCLADHHGSMKAFLDAYLPPRPGEIVLADGTVLGSHDGIEHFTIGQRKGLGVAWSQPLHVVRLDGALNRVVVAPRAEAARSSCQLDELNWVSIEAPGKPLEVEVQVRYRSAPEPARLTPGGEGRWTLEFSEPQFSITPGQAAVFYEGECLLGGGLIQR; this comes from the coding sequence CTGCCCTCGGTGTTTTCGAGCCCCGCCGCCACACGGGCCGGGGCGGAGGCCCTGGCGCGCCTGGCCGCCTGGCCCGGGGAGCAGCGGGTGGCGGTGGGCCTCTCCGGCGGTGTGGACAGCTCCCTCACCGCCGCCCTGCTGGTGCAGGCGGGCTGGCAGGTGGAGGGCCTCACCCTCTGGCTGATGAGCGGCAAGGGGGCCTGCTGCGCCGAAGGGCTGGTGGATGCCGCCGGCATCTGTGAGCAGCTGGGGGTGCCCCACCACGTGGTCGATTCCCGCGAGCGCTTCCGCGAGCAGATCGTTGATTTCCTCGTGGCGGGCTACGGCGAAGGGGTGACCCCCCTGCCCTGCTCCCGCTGCAACCGGGAGGTGAAATTCGCCCCGATGCTGGGGTGGGCCAGGGCCGAGCTGGGCATCGGTCGCCTCGCCACCGGTCACTACGCCCGCACGCGCCCGGCCGAGCAGGCCGCCAACGGCCGCACCCAGCTGCTGCGCGGCCTCGACGCCCACAAGGACCAGAGCTATTTCCTCTACGGCCTCTCCCAGGAGGTGCTCGCCGCTCTGGTGTTTCCGCTTGGCGAACTCACCAAGGCCGACACCCGCGCCGAGGCGGAGCGCTACGGCCTGCGCACCGCCGCCAAGCCCGAAAGCCAGGACCTCTGCCTGGCGGACCACCACGGCTCGATGAAGGCGTTCCTGGATGCCTACCTGCCGCCGCGCCCAGGGGAGATCGTGCTCGCTGACGGCACCGTGCTGGGCAGCCACGACGGCATCGAGCACTTCACCATCGGCCAGCGCAAGGGTCTGGGGGTGGCCTGGAGCCAGCCCCTGCACGTGGTGCGCCTCGACGGGGCCCTCAACCGGGTGGTGGTCGCCCCCCGGGCCGAGGCGGCCCGCTCCTCCTGCCAGCTCGACGAACTCAACTGGGTGTCGATCGAGGCTCCGGGCAAGCCCCTGGAGGTGGAGGTGCAGGTGCGCTACCGCAGCGCTCCGGAGCCCGCCCGACTGACCCCCGGCGGAGAGGGCCGCTGGACGCTGGAGTTCAGCGAGCCCCAGTTCTCGATCACCCCGGGCCAGGCGGCGGTGTTCTACGAAGGTGAGTGCCTGCTGGGGGGCGGACTGATCCAGCGCTGA
- a CDS encoding 2Fe-2S iron-sulfur cluster-binding protein gives MMQLCCAAPTAMGEKATIEVTWPGGVRGPVQVGRDWLPAAAEAGLNIPTGCLAGSCGACEIEVNGRVVRACIATVPSARSGRLQVALAADPHW, from the coding sequence ATGATGCAGCTGTGTTGCGCAGCACCAACCGCCATGGGGGAGAAGGCCACCATCGAGGTGACCTGGCCTGGGGGAGTCCGGGGCCCGGTGCAGGTGGGCCGGGACTGGCTGCCGGCGGCGGCCGAGGCGGGCCTGAACATTCCCACCGGTTGCCTGGCGGGCAGCTGCGGTGCCTGCGAGATCGAGGTCAATGGCCGCGTCGTGCGGGCCTGCATCGCCACGGTGCCCTCAGCCCGCAGCGGCCGGCTGCAGGTGGCGCTGGCCGCCGATCCCCACTGGTGA
- a CDS encoding cobyric acid synthase, whose product MVLGTSSGAGKSLMTAALCRVLRRRGETPLPFKGQNMSLNAWVDQGGGEMAYSQALQAWAAGLEPQVAMNPVLLKPQGDSTSEVIHLGRSVGVTRAEDYYRDWFRPGWDAIRAGLDQLRAAHPGGRLVLEGAGSPVEVNLQPRDLTNLRLAQFLRARCLLVADIERGGVFAQIVGTLALLRPVERPLIKGLLINRFRGRSSLFEDGRRWLERETGLPVLGVMPWLDELFPPEDSLDLLERRARKPEAELEIAVLRLPSISNFSDLDPLEAEPSLRLRWIRPGDPLGRPDAVLLIGSKQTLRDLEALKAAGLGAQLKAYLAEGGHVFGLCGGMQMLGSELLDPDDLEGGAAGPGAVAGLDLLPLRTRFGATKTLRQQRGAALWPPGAPLELEGFELHRGQTEPLDGAPDQPRPLAASTGLGWWLPVGDRGGLVAGAYLHGLFEAGAWRRRWLNRLRERRGLPPLSERQPHHGRQLEALLDRLADAFEAHVDLGPLLGPP is encoded by the coding sequence ATGGTGCTGGGCACCAGCAGCGGCGCCGGCAAATCGCTGATGACCGCGGCCCTCTGCCGGGTGCTGCGGCGTCGGGGCGAAACCCCCCTGCCCTTCAAGGGACAGAACATGAGCCTCAACGCCTGGGTGGATCAGGGCGGCGGCGAGATGGCCTACTCCCAGGCCCTGCAGGCCTGGGCCGCCGGGCTGGAGCCCCAGGTGGCGATGAACCCGGTGCTGCTCAAGCCCCAGGGCGACAGCACCAGCGAGGTGATCCACCTGGGGCGCTCCGTGGGGGTGACCCGCGCCGAGGACTACTACCGCGACTGGTTCAGGCCCGGCTGGGACGCCATCCGAGCGGGCCTCGATCAGCTGCGCGCCGCCCACCCCGGCGGCCGGCTGGTGCTGGAGGGGGCCGGCAGCCCGGTGGAGGTGAACCTGCAGCCCAGGGATCTCACCAACCTGCGCCTGGCCCAGTTCCTGCGGGCGCGTTGCCTGCTGGTGGCCGACATCGAACGCGGCGGGGTGTTCGCTCAGATCGTCGGCACCCTGGCCCTGCTGCGCCCGGTGGAGCGCCCCTTGATCAAGGGCCTGCTGATCAACCGCTTCCGGGGCCGCAGCAGCCTGTTCGAAGACGGCCGCCGCTGGCTGGAGCGGGAAACGGGCCTGCCGGTGCTGGGGGTGATGCCCTGGCTCGACGAACTGTTCCCACCAGAAGACTCCCTCGATCTGCTGGAGCGGCGGGCGCGCAAACCGGAGGCGGAGCTGGAGATCGCCGTGCTGAGGCTGCCCTCGATCAGCAACTTCTCCGATCTCGATCCCCTCGAGGCCGAGCCGTCGCTGCGGTTGCGCTGGATCCGCCCTGGCGATCCCCTGGGCCGCCCCGACGCGGTGCTGCTGATCGGCAGCAAGCAGACCCTGCGGGATCTCGAAGCACTCAAGGCTGCGGGCCTGGGCGCTCAGCTGAAGGCTTACCTGGCCGAAGGGGGCCACGTGTTCGGCCTCTGCGGCGGGATGCAGATGCTCGGCAGTGAACTGCTCGACCCCGATGACCTCGAGGGGGGAGCGGCGGGCCCAGGGGCGGTGGCGGGCCTGGATCTGCTGCCGCTGCGCACGCGTTTCGGCGCCACCAAGACCCTGCGTCAGCAGCGCGGAGCGGCCCTCTGGCCGCCGGGGGCGCCCCTGGAGCTGGAGGGGTTCGAGCTGCACCGGGGGCAAACCGAGCCGCTCGATGGTGCCCCGGATCAGCCGAGGCCCCTGGCCGCAAGCACAGGCCTTGGCTGGTGGCTGCCCGTCGGCGATCGGGGCGGGCTGGTGGCCGGCGCCTACCTGCACGGGCTTTTCGAAGCGGGGGCCTGGCGGCGGCGCTGGCTCAACCGGCTGCGCGAGCGACGAGGGCTCCCCCCCCTGAGCGAGCGGCAGCCCCACCACGGCCGCCAGCTGGAGGCCCTGCTGGATCGACTGGCGGATGCCTTCGAAGCACACGTGGACCTGGGGCCCCTGCTGGGTCCCCCCTGA
- a CDS encoding Npun_F0494 family protein: protein MAGPSRFPRLSQIPTPADPPTAAPLPELIDGDGRSRARAWRAMGCLPFRRALYERLAEGGVSAEDLSAQEAVPHWLQRPLSRRQAEQHLAWLIRLGLIRWEVDGQGLTDRVRLTPMGRQLLRQWPGEIPSAGPLARLRDALRRHWPL from the coding sequence TTGGCCGGCCCCTCCCGGTTCCCGCGCTTGAGCCAGATCCCCACGCCAGCCGATCCGCCCACGGCGGCCCCCCTCCCTGAGTTGATCGATGGCGATGGGCGCTCCCGGGCACGGGCCTGGCGGGCCATGGGCTGCCTGCCCTTCCGGCGGGCCCTCTATGAGCGGCTGGCGGAAGGGGGCGTAAGCGCCGAGGATCTCAGCGCCCAGGAGGCGGTGCCGCACTGGCTCCAGCGGCCTCTGAGCCGTCGCCAGGCGGAGCAGCATCTGGCCTGGCTGATCCGCCTGGGGCTGATCCGCTGGGAGGTGGATGGCCAGGGCCTCACCGACCGGGTGCGGCTCACCCCCATGGGCCGGCAGTTGCTGCGTCAATGGCCCGGAGAAATCCCCAGCGCCGGACCCCTGGCCCGGCTGCGCGACGCCCTGAGGCGCCACTGGCCCCTGTGA
- a CDS encoding Maf family protein: MLLLASASPARRRLLEQAAIPHRVRVSGIDEEAIQAAEPAQLVQLLARAKAEAVAALEVGLAGEAGRLPVLGCDSVLEFEGEVFGKPRDAADAEARWSRMAGHWGELHTGHCLLRPDLLRPELLRPGPAPLLATVTTRVLFAPLGADEISAYVATGEPLNCAGGFALEGRGGLHVERIEGCFSNVIGLSLPLLRRWLLAEGS; encoded by the coding sequence ATGTTGCTGCTGGCCTCCGCCTCCCCCGCCCGCCGCCGCCTGCTGGAGCAGGCCGCCATCCCCCACCGTGTGCGGGTGAGCGGTATCGATGAGGAGGCCATCCAAGCGGCCGAACCGGCCCAACTCGTGCAGTTGTTGGCGCGGGCCAAGGCGGAAGCGGTGGCGGCGCTGGAGGTGGGGTTGGCTGGGGAGGCAGGGCGGCTTCCGGTGCTGGGCTGCGATTCGGTGCTGGAGTTCGAGGGTGAGGTGTTCGGCAAGCCCCGCGACGCCGCCGACGCGGAAGCCCGCTGGAGCCGTATGGCCGGCCACTGGGGGGAGCTGCACACGGGGCACTGCCTGCTCCGGCCTGACCTGCTGCGACCTGAGCTGCTGCGTCCCGGCCCGGCCCCGCTGCTGGCCACGGTGACCACCCGGGTGCTGTTCGCCCCGCTGGGGGCAGACGAGATCAGCGCCTACGTGGCCACGGGCGAACCGCTGAACTGCGCCGGTGGCTTTGCGCTCGAGGGCCGCGGTGGACTGCACGTGGAGCGGATCGAGGGCTGCTTCAGCAACGTGATCGGCCTGAGCCTGCCGCTGCTGCGGCGCTGGCTTCTGGCCGAGGGGTCTTGA